In one Scomber japonicus isolate fScoJap1 chromosome 6, fScoJap1.pri, whole genome shotgun sequence genomic region, the following are encoded:
- the il4i1 gene encoding L-amino-acid oxidase — protein sequence MIPHMALCKFFPLILVGVVVFAVSGIIGDPLYDCLQDPDYGDLLNIVDKGLPAAKTPRHVAIIGGGIAGLTAAKFLEDAGHKVTIIEASNRIGGRVETFRDRKEGWYAEMGAMRIPSFHKILLSMVSKLQLSLNHFIEDDINTYYLVNGVLHKTYAVENNPDVLNYTLNNIERGRSAADLFNLALWKVRDDLKKIGCRAMLDKYDSYTVKEYLVKEGNLSRGALRMIGDILNENSLFYTSLREMLYIQSDINDNTEYFEITDGFDHLPRTFYQLLNATILLKSKVKLINQTGNSNVTVTYQDWRNPGSLTNLTVDYALVTSTAKATVFIDFQPRLSGDKMEALRSVHYASSTKVVLSFKERFWEKEGIKGGKSITDRPSRFIYYPSHSFPGTDAGALLASYTCSDDSTLFQGMSDDELMAVVLEDLVKIHGEKIRSQHTGGMVKKWGLDPYSLGAFALFTPYQANYARELFQSEGRVHFAGEHTAIPHGWIETAMKSAIRAARNINSLTV from the exons ATGATCCCTCACATGGCTCTGTGCAAATTCT tTCCCCTGATACTTGTTGGGGTTGTGGTGTTTGCGGTGAGCGGGATAATTGGAGACCCTCTGTATGACTGCCTCCAAGACCCAGACTACGGGGATCTTCTCAACATTGTGGACAAAGGTCTTCCTGCTGCAAAGACACCCCGTCATGTAGCAATCATTGGTGGGGGCATCGCTGGACTGACCGCTGCAAAGTTTCTAGAAGATGCCGGCCATAAG GTGACCATAATAGAGGCCAGTAACCGCATTGGAGGACGTGTGGAGACCTTCAGGGACAGAAAAGAGGGCTGGTATGCAGAAATGGGAGCCATGAGGATCCCCAGCTTTCATAA AATTCTGCTTTCCATGGTCTCCAAATTACAGCTTTCCTTGAACCACTTCATCGAAGATGACATCAACACCTACTATTTGGTAAATGGAGTTCTGCACAAAACCTACGCTGTGGAAAACAACCCTGATGTGCTCAACTACACCTTGAAtaacatagagagagggagatcaGCTGCTGACCTTTTCAATCTGGCTCTGTGGAAG GTGAGGGATGACCTTAAGAAGATTGGCTGCCGCGCCATGTTGGATAAGTATGATTCCTACACAGTGAAG GAATATCTGGTGAAGGAGGGCAACCTGAGTCGAGGTGCCTTGCGGATGATTGGGGACATCCTGAATGAAAACAGCCTCTTCTACACATCACTGAGAGAGATGTTGTACATACAGTCAGACATCAATGACAACACTGa GTACTTTGAAATTACAGATGGCTTTGACCACCTCCCGAGGACTTTCTACCAGCTGTTAAACGCCACCATCCTTCTCAAGTCAAAGGTCAAACTCATCAACCAAACAGGCAACAGCAATGTAACCGTAACGTACCAGGACTGGCGTAATCCCGGCTCCCTGACCAACCTTACAGTGGACTATGCCCTGGTTACATCCACGGCCAAGGCGACCGTCTTCATTGACTTCCAGCCCCGTCTCTCTGGGGACAAGATGGAGGCCCTTCGCTCAGTCCATTACGCCAGCTCCACCAAGGTGGTACTCAGCTTCAAGGAGCGCTTCTGGGAGAAAGAGGGCATCAAGGGAGGGAAGAGTATCACAGACCGGCCCTCTCGCTTCATATACTACCCAAGCCACAGCTTCCCTGGAACAGACGCAGGGGCCCTCCTGGCATCGTACACCTGCTCCGACGACTCCACCCTCTTCCAAGGGATGAGCGACGACGAGCTGATGGCTGTGGTCCTGGAGGACTTGGTGAAGATCCACGGAGAGAAGATCAGGTCTCAGCATACAGGGGGAATGGTGAAGAAGTGGGGATTGGATCCTTACAGTCTGGGAGCCTTCGCCCTGTTTACACCCTACCAGGCTAACTACGCCAGAGAACTGTTCCAGAGTGAGGGA